A single Nitrosospira multiformis ATCC 25196 DNA region contains:
- a CDS encoding L,D-transpeptidase family protein, with product MNVQTPSAGCTRRLIIMLAGITGAALSLWITAALAEEALALSTASTTGPESILVKSLQEISESRMDSALNGIEQLLKTNPNFRLAHLIKGDLLLARARPIHTIGETGTAIQQPIDDLREEARARLQRHLAPIPLDMTPKYLLQMPPEQKYAIIADTGRSRLYLYKNVDGSPRYLADYYISTGKNGSQKLKEGDKKTPIGVYFVTDNLPRQRLSDFYGGMAFPINYPNEWDKRHGRSGYGIWLHGTPPDTYSRPPRASDGCVVLANDDLNALASTLQVGITSVIISDQMEWVKPHDAAALRRKLAQHLERWRRSWESGNMDDYVAIYGNDFSSGEQKLTEWMRDKQQAGGEKNPHKVGISNVGIFLYPGRDDLAVINFDEEYSSNDLSNKMKKRQYWMKEDKSGSWKIIYESAA from the coding sequence ATGAATGTGCAAACTCCATCTGCCGGATGCACACGGCGGCTGATAATCATGCTTGCCGGGATAACCGGGGCAGCGCTTTCGCTCTGGATTACCGCCGCGCTGGCCGAGGAAGCCTTGGCCCTATCCACTGCCTCCACGACCGGACCGGAATCGATACTCGTCAAGAGTCTCCAGGAGATCTCCGAGAGCCGCATGGATTCCGCATTGAACGGAATCGAGCAACTACTCAAGACTAATCCGAATTTCCGGCTTGCTCATCTGATCAAGGGTGACCTGCTGCTGGCCCGCGCCCGTCCCATTCACACCATTGGCGAAACTGGGACGGCAATACAGCAGCCTATCGACGATTTACGCGAGGAGGCAAGAGCACGGCTTCAGCGCCACTTGGCACCGATACCGCTCGACATGACCCCCAAGTATCTGCTGCAAATGCCGCCTGAGCAGAAATACGCAATCATTGCCGACACAGGCAGATCGCGGTTATATCTCTATAAGAATGTCGATGGAAGCCCGCGTTATCTGGCGGACTATTACATCAGTACGGGCAAGAACGGTTCTCAAAAGCTGAAGGAGGGGGATAAAAAGACACCCATAGGCGTCTACTTCGTTACTGACAACCTGCCGCGTCAAAGGCTATCGGATTTTTATGGAGGCATGGCGTTCCCCATCAACTATCCCAACGAATGGGACAAAAGGCACGGGCGCAGCGGTTATGGCATCTGGCTGCACGGCACCCCTCCGGATACTTACAGCCGCCCGCCCCGAGCGAGCGATGGCTGCGTAGTACTTGCAAATGACGACCTGAATGCACTGGCCTCAACACTTCAGGTCGGCATTACATCCGTCATCATCAGCGATCAGATGGAATGGGTCAAACCCCACGATGCCGCCGCGCTGCGTAGAAAACTGGCCCAGCACCTGGAGAGATGGCGGCGAAGCTGGGAAAGCGGAAATATGGATGATTACGTCGCCATTTACGGAAACGATTTTTCCAGTGGGGAGCAGAAGCTGACGGAATGGATGCGAGACAAACAGCAGGCGGGTGGGGAAAAAAACCCGCACAAGGTCGGTATCAGCAATGTAGGCATTTTTCTTTATCCTGGAAGAGATGATCTCGCGGTAATCAACTTCGATGAAGAATATTCCAGCAATGATCTTTCCAATAAAATGAAAAAACGCCAGTACTGGATGAAGGAAGATAAAAGCGGATCCTGGAAGATCATTTACGAAAGTGCGGCATAA
- a CDS encoding peptidylprolyl isomerase — MHIFKVFSVLALSFSFTALAANSPTSHPQVEIKTNLGKVVLELYPDKAPKTVENFLHYVNDGHYTGTIFHRVIPGFMIQGGGFDKTFKQKSTRPPVENEAGNGLKNEIGTVAMARTTDPHSATAQFFINVANNTFLNQTSPTPRGYGYTVFGKVIEGMDVVNRIAAVPTGSGGPFSTDVPKETIVIEEMRLIANPSLASPTHPQNRD; from the coding sequence ATGCATATTTTCAAAGTTTTCTCAGTCCTTGCGCTCTCTTTCAGCTTCACCGCTCTTGCCGCGAATTCACCGACAAGCCATCCGCAAGTTGAAATAAAAACCAATCTCGGTAAAGTGGTACTGGAACTCTATCCCGACAAGGCGCCAAAAACCGTCGAAAATTTTTTGCACTATGTGAACGACGGGCACTACACCGGCACCATATTCCATCGTGTTATCCCGGGATTCATGATCCAGGGTGGCGGATTCGACAAGACTTTCAAGCAGAAATCTACGAGACCACCTGTTGAGAACGAGGCCGGAAACGGCCTCAAGAATGAGATTGGAACAGTTGCAATGGCGCGTACCACAGACCCTCACTCAGCCACCGCACAGTTTTTTATCAATGTGGCCAATAACACATTTCTCAATCAAACCTCGCCTACTCCGCGCGGTTATGGCTATACCGTATTCGGCAAGGTCATCGAGGGAATGGACGTGGTCAACAGGATCGCAGCTGTTCCCACCGGTTCCGGCGGACCATTCTCCACCGATGTGCCGAAGGAAACCATAGTAATCGAGGAAATGAGACTTATTGCAAACCCGTCTCTCGCCTCTCCCACCCATCCACAAAACAGGGATTGA
- a CDS encoding peptidylprolyl isomerase — MIRLQTNYGDIMLELDHEKAPVTVQNFIDYVNSGYYDNTIFHRVIDGFMIQGGGFEPGMIQKKTRAPIANEAGNGLKNDKYTIAMARTSDPHSATGQFFINVKDNDFLNYKSPTAQGYGYCVFGKVVEGMDVVDKIKKVKTGTRSGHQDVPVENAILEKAEVIQ; from the coding sequence ATGATCAGACTGCAAACGAACTACGGCGACATCATGCTCGAACTCGATCACGAAAAAGCACCGGTAACTGTCCAGAATTTTATAGACTATGTAAATAGCGGATATTACGACAACACGATATTTCACCGCGTGATTGACGGATTCATGATTCAGGGAGGCGGTTTCGAACCGGGCATGATCCAGAAAAAAACCCGTGCCCCGATTGCAAATGAAGCAGGCAACGGTCTCAAGAACGATAAATATACCATCGCCATGGCGCGCACCTCTGATCCTCATTCAGCAACCGGTCAATTCTTTATCAATGTCAAGGATAACGATTTTCTGAATTACAAATCCCCCACAGCGCAAGGCTATGGCTACTGTGTGTTCGGCAAGGTGGTGGAAGGCATGGACGTAGTGGACAAGATCAAAAAGGTTAAAACGGGTACCCGCAGCGGCCATCAGGATGTACCTGTAGAAAATGCGATACTGGAAAAGGCAGAGGTAATTCAATAA
- a CDS encoding PEP-CTERM sorting domain-containing protein: MSAPKAFFSLGFAIALWLPAPALHALPFADTVVSFTPGDSSFPGSIYGVEDDSGGIYTGLSGEGVFDARAVTALDGAVLGLGGSAGTPGSITLHFSRGEVVDGPGADLRLYDTFSFRDGFNLEISADGTHFMNAFFSAGDLSYFECSLQQPCTDDVDIAALQLDAFSYLRITAAGNIAQGFPEAYTLDAVEALHYRSSTVPEPGTLALLGLAAVGLAFARRRKD, encoded by the coding sequence ATGTCAGCACCTAAAGCTTTTTTCTCGCTTGGATTTGCGATCGCGCTGTGGCTGCCGGCCCCGGCTTTGCACGCTCTCCCTTTTGCAGATACGGTAGTCAGCTTTACTCCCGGAGACAGTAGCTTCCCTGGCAGCATCTATGGGGTGGAGGATGATAGCGGTGGCATTTACACGGGCCTCTCGGGAGAAGGCGTTTTTGATGCCCGGGCGGTAACGGCCCTGGATGGAGCGGTGCTCGGACTGGGCGGCTCAGCCGGAACCCCCGGATCCATCACTCTGCACTTCAGCCGCGGTGAAGTAGTGGATGGGCCCGGCGCGGATCTGCGGTTGTACGACACGTTCAGCTTCCGGGACGGGTTCAACCTGGAAATAAGCGCGGATGGGACACACTTCATGAACGCGTTTTTCTCCGCCGGGGATTTGTCGTATTTTGAATGTTCTCTTCAGCAACCTTGCACTGACGATGTAGACATTGCAGCCCTCCAGCTGGATGCGTTCAGCTACCTCCGGATCACTGCCGCGGGTAACATTGCTCAAGGCTTTCCAGAAGCCTATACACTGGATGCCGTGGAGGCGCTCCACTATCGTTCCAGCACGGTTCCCGAGCCCGGAACACTTGCATTGCTGGGGCTTGCTGCCGTCGGTCTGGCTTTTGCTCGCCGGCGTAAAGATTGA
- a CDS encoding M48 family metallopeptidase → MFTLSTFRLLIALSISAWLAMLSGCATTTAGGAVGANRSQLLLISSEQLEQTAAQGYSQLKTEATQKGALNTNEKLLQRVRAIARRIEPQTGIFRKDAPAWNWEVNVIDSDELNAFCMPGGKIMFYSGLINQLKLTDEEIAVVMGHEIAHALREHSREQVSQAIAAQTALGVGTAVFGLSQTTAQIAGIGYQAFIATHFSRTDEAEADRIGLELSARAGYNPRAGVTLWQKMINANAGGQLPEFLSSHPADSTRVQQIESLLPVVMPLYEAARR, encoded by the coding sequence ATGTTCACCCTGTCCACCTTCAGGCTCCTCATTGCGCTATCGATCAGTGCCTGGCTGGCAATGCTTTCCGGTTGCGCCACTACCACGGCAGGCGGTGCGGTCGGCGCAAACCGTTCCCAGCTTTTGCTCATATCCTCGGAACAGCTGGAGCAAACGGCGGCACAAGGCTATAGTCAGCTGAAAACGGAAGCGACCCAAAAAGGCGCCCTGAACACGAATGAAAAACTGCTGCAACGAGTGCGTGCTATCGCTCGCCGCATCGAGCCGCAAACGGGCATATTTCGAAAGGACGCTCCCGCGTGGAACTGGGAAGTCAATGTAATCGACAGCGATGAGCTTAATGCTTTTTGCATGCCTGGCGGAAAAATCATGTTTTATTCCGGGCTGATCAATCAGCTCAAATTGACAGATGAAGAAATCGCTGTGGTGATGGGGCATGAAATTGCCCACGCCCTGCGCGAGCACTCGCGCGAGCAGGTGTCGCAGGCTATTGCGGCGCAAACGGCACTGGGAGTGGGAACCGCAGTGTTCGGTCTCAGCCAGACTACCGCTCAGATCGCCGGCATCGGATATCAGGCGTTCATCGCCACCCACTTCAGTCGCACGGACGAAGCCGAAGCGGATCGCATCGGGCTCGAATTGTCGGCTCGTGCTGGTTATAATCCCCGGGCCGGGGTCACACTGTGGCAAAAAATGATCAATGCCAATGCGGGAGGACAACTGCCCGAGTTTCTGAGCAGTCACCCTGCTGATTCCACCCGTGTGCAGCAGATCGAGTCGCTGCTGCCGGTCGTCATGCCACTTTATGAAGCAGCCCGCCGATGA
- a CDS encoding S8 family serine peptidase → MNKPLGWAKGRILVMPRAGLPEKELAKVLGEHGGKGRKIGQSDLYIVDLPGNASEKAVAARLAHHPALKFAEIDQEVEPALIPNDPYYGSAWHLPKIGAPSAWDSSLGSGVTIAILDSGVDPNHPDLSPQLVPGWNFYENNSNTSDVYGHGTKVAGSAAAMANNAQGVAGVAALAKIMPVRVSGSTGYATWSAISQGLIYAADRGVRVANASFLGLTDSASTRSAAQYMKDKGGLVIVSGGNTGVLQNYAVTTSMVAVAATDANDFRASWSSYGNYISLAAPGAGIWTTTMGGGYGAASGTSFSSPVTAGVVALMMAAKPTLSNTQIESLLFSTAVDLGTAGRDPYYGYGRVDAARAVQAAASAVVAGDTQAPAVSITSPAGGSSVTGLVGVNVAASDNVGVTRVELRVNNTTVAVDTTAPFAFTWDSAGVANGMANLTAYAFDAAGNSKASTTVSVNVANGTTTVARDTTAPQVKIVNPVTGNVSGSNVPISVNASDDSGASGITYALYIDGVLKATGKGSTLGYNWNIRNVAAGAHTVQVVAKDAAGNSASSSVSVTVVK, encoded by the coding sequence ATGAACAAGCCGCTTGGCTGGGCGAAGGGTCGCATCCTGGTCATGCCGCGTGCCGGCTTGCCGGAAAAGGAACTGGCCAAGGTTCTGGGCGAACATGGCGGCAAGGGCAGGAAGATCGGGCAGAGCGATCTGTACATCGTCGACTTGCCGGGTAATGCCTCTGAGAAGGCGGTGGCGGCAAGGCTTGCGCATCATCCGGCGCTCAAGTTTGCCGAGATCGACCAGGAAGTCGAACCCGCGCTCATACCGAACGATCCCTACTATGGCAGCGCCTGGCATTTGCCCAAGATTGGCGCTCCGTCCGCCTGGGACAGTTCCCTGGGCAGCGGCGTGACCATCGCCATCCTGGATTCAGGAGTTGACCCGAATCACCCTGATCTCTCACCCCAGCTTGTTCCAGGCTGGAATTTCTACGAAAACAATTCCAACACGTCGGATGTTTACGGGCATGGAACCAAGGTTGCAGGGTCAGCGGCAGCCATGGCAAACAATGCCCAAGGCGTTGCCGGCGTGGCGGCGTTGGCTAAAATAATGCCTGTCCGCGTGAGCGGGAGTACTGGATATGCCACCTGGAGTGCGATTTCCCAAGGGCTTATCTATGCGGCAGACCGCGGCGTTCGCGTCGCCAATGCCAGCTTCCTCGGACTGACCGACAGTGCGAGCACCCGGAGCGCGGCGCAATACATGAAGGATAAAGGTGGCCTGGTGATCGTGAGTGGCGGAAATACGGGAGTGCTCCAGAATTATGCAGTAACGACATCGATGGTAGCTGTAGCCGCTACAGATGCGAACGACTTCAGAGCCAGTTGGTCGAGCTACGGAAACTACATCTCCCTTGCCGCGCCTGGAGCCGGAATTTGGACGACGACTATGGGGGGCGGCTATGGCGCGGCTTCCGGCACATCATTCTCAAGTCCGGTAACGGCCGGCGTGGTGGCGCTCATGATGGCGGCAAAGCCGACATTATCCAATACCCAGATCGAGAGTCTGCTGTTTTCAACTGCCGTGGATCTGGGCACAGCGGGGCGCGATCCCTATTATGGCTATGGACGGGTTGATGCTGCACGCGCGGTGCAGGCGGCGGCCTCGGCAGTGGTCGCCGGAGACACGCAGGCCCCGGCGGTTTCCATCACTTCCCCTGCTGGCGGATCAAGCGTAACAGGTCTGGTCGGCGTAAACGTGGCTGCGAGCGATAACGTCGGCGTGACCCGTGTCGAGTTGCGGGTCAACAATACCACAGTCGCAGTCGACACCACGGCGCCGTTCGCCTTCACCTGGGATTCGGCAGGCGTAGCCAACGGTATGGCGAACCTGACCGCTTATGCATTCGATGCGGCCGGCAACTCCAAGGCTTCGACCACCGTCTCGGTGAATGTGGCAAACGGAACGACAACGGTGGCCAGGGATACTACCGCGCCACAGGTGAAGATCGTAAATCCGGTCACAGGCAATGTTTCGGGAAGCAACGTGCCCATCAGCGTAAATGCAAGCGATGATAGCGGCGCTTCCGGAATTACCTATGCGCTCTACATCGACGGCGTGCTCAAGGCTACCGGAAAGGGAAGTACGCTGGGTTACAACTGGAATATACGTAATGTTGCCGCGGGTGCACATACTGTTCAGGTAGTCGCCAAGGATGCGGCGGGAAATAGCGCATCCTCATCCGTCAGCGTGACGGTAGTCAAGTAG
- a CDS encoding PEP-CTERM sorting domain-containing protein, translating to MKSHLKGAFAALGLLSVAGGAQAAIFQIDFTTAGAFSGTAPSQPTDPNAIFATATFDDHNSSGSVTLTMNVFNNLSAGAYVNDWYFNVDSAPLSGITFVSGVAAQTIQNGTDAFKADGTGGNFDFAFHFPTRNPGELGQGHTSVYTLTGGGITADSFNAVSVSAPPNAGNGGYVSALHVQGYGNSVWIGTDGGPPSNEIPEPATLALLGLGLLGIAATRRQKR from the coding sequence ATGAAGAGTCATTTGAAGGGAGCGTTTGCTGCACTGGGACTGCTGTCTGTGGCAGGAGGTGCCCAGGCAGCAATTTTCCAAATCGATTTCACTACTGCCGGCGCGTTTTCCGGCACCGCGCCGTCCCAGCCAACAGATCCGAATGCAATTTTTGCGACAGCGACTTTCGACGATCACAACAGCTCCGGGTCGGTGACGCTGACAATGAATGTCTTTAATAATTTGTCCGCTGGCGCTTACGTCAATGACTGGTACTTCAACGTCGATTCGGCGCCATTGAGCGGTATCACCTTTGTGAGCGGAGTGGCCGCGCAGACCATCCAGAACGGAACAGATGCGTTCAAGGCCGATGGCACCGGCGGCAACTTTGATTTCGCATTTCATTTTCCCACCCGCAATCCCGGAGAGTTGGGGCAAGGTCATACGTCCGTATATACCTTGACGGGAGGGGGCATTACTGCCGATTCTTTTAACGCGGTATCGGTATCCGCACCGCCCAACGCGGGTAATGGCGGATATGTCAGCGCGCTCCACGTCCAGGGCTATGGCAACAGTGTCTGGATCGGCACTGACGGCGGGCCACCTTCCAATGAAATACCAGAACCGGCAACGCTTGCACTACTCGGGCTTGGCCTTTTGGGAATCGCGGCAACCAGGCGCCAGAAACGCTAG
- a CDS encoding PEP-CTERM sorting domain-containing protein, with protein MNGMRKLKICAGVALLGVLLSGNTFATLQLSPGLVGGSGDVDNVLFNQPDPTLDHEVIGQLNPPTTGELVRFTSNEDIFAPAGGQARIEAADGSFNFIDFGLVDPNLGFSKVQFNIDAAADGSANIFLLDQFGTTFSFLNQPLSGSGQNFFTGFSLDNQVMVKVTIDSTVQMTGISDLQQVRLGPTELGGPPPQELPEPTTLALLGLGLLGWGVSRRQRNRLA; from the coding sequence ATGAACGGCATGAGAAAACTTAAGATCTGCGCCGGAGTTGCTTTGCTCGGCGTGCTTTTATCAGGAAATACATTCGCGACTCTTCAGTTAAGCCCAGGACTGGTAGGGGGCTCGGGAGATGTGGATAATGTACTTTTTAATCAACCTGATCCAACTCTTGATCATGAAGTTATCGGACAGCTCAATCCGCCGACTACCGGTGAGCTTGTCAGATTCACAAGTAACGAAGACATTTTTGCTCCGGCGGGAGGGCAGGCGCGTATTGAAGCAGCTGATGGTTCATTTAACTTTATCGATTTCGGCTTGGTCGATCCAAATCTTGGATTCTCGAAAGTCCAGTTCAATATTGATGCTGCCGCGGATGGTTCTGCCAACATCTTTCTGTTGGATCAGTTCGGCACAACCTTCAGCTTCTTGAATCAGCCACTTAGTGGTTCCGGGCAGAACTTTTTCACCGGTTTTTCCCTGGATAACCAGGTAATGGTGAAAGTAACGATCGACAGTACTGTTCAAATGACGGGGATTTCTGATTTACAGCAAGTTCGCCTGGGGCCTACCGAACTCGGAGGTCCGCCGCCGCAAGAGCTTCCGGAGCCGACGACGCTTGCCCTTCTCGGGCTGGGGCTGCTGGGATGGGGTGTATCGCGCAGGCAGAGAAATAGGCTTGCTTAA
- a CDS encoding S8 family serine peptidase, whose amino-acid sequence MNADKREEQAGVAARLAERFISNIRAKVASSSCRFAGAILAVLLGLGPVISSAEPPEGRGPGMNKPVGWAKGRILVMPRAGLPEKELAKVLGEHGGKGRKIGQSDLYIVDLPGNASEKAVAARLAHHPALKFAEIDQEVEPALIPNDPYYGSAWHLPKIGAPSAWDSSLGSGVTIAILDSGVDSTHPDLATELVPGWNFYENNSNTSDVYGHGTKVAGAAGAAGNNALGVASVAARAKIMPIRVSGSDGYATWSAISQGLIYAADRGVRVANASFLGLTDSASTRSAAQYLKNKGGLVIVSGGNTGVQQNYAATTSMIPVSATDGNDVRTSWSSYGNYIALAAPGAGIWSTTKGGGYGAVSGTSFSSPVTAGVVALMMAAKPTLSNTQIESLLYSTAVDLGTPGRDPYYGYGRVNAARAVQAAAGTTLTADTQAPAVSITSPAGGSSVTGLVGVNVAASDNVGVTRVELRVNNTTVAVDTTAPFAFTWDSAGVANGMANLTAYAFDAAGNSKASTTVSVNVANGTTTVARDTTAPQVKIVNPVTGNVSGSNVAISVNASDDSGASGITCTLYIDGVLKATGKGSTLGYSWNTRPSNVRAGAHTIWTVARDAAGNTASASVNVTVIK is encoded by the coding sequence ATGAACGCCGACAAGAGGGAAGAGCAGGCCGGTGTAGCGGCCCGGCTTGCCGAGAGGTTCATATCAAACATACGCGCAAAGGTTGCCTCATCCAGCTGCCGTTTTGCAGGGGCGATACTGGCAGTTTTGCTGGGATTGGGTCCGGTCATTTCCAGTGCAGAGCCTCCGGAGGGCAGGGGGCCTGGAATGAACAAGCCGGTTGGCTGGGCGAAGGGTCGCATCCTGGTCATGCCGCGTGCCGGCTTGCCGGAAAAGGAACTGGCCAAGGTTCTGGGCGAACATGGCGGCAAGGGCAGGAAGATCGGGCAGAGCGATCTGTATATCGTCGACTTGCCGGGTAATGCCTCCGAGAAGGCGGTGGCGGCAAGGCTTGCGCATCATCCGGCGCTCAAGTTTGCCGAGATCGACCAGGAAGTCGAACCCGCGCTCATTCCGAACGATCCCTACTATGGCAGCGCCTGGCATTTGCCCAAGATTGGCGCTCCGTCCGCCTGGGACAGTTCCCTGGGCAGCGGCGTGACCATCGCCATCCTGGATTCAGGAGTCGATAGCACTCACCCTGATCTGGCTACGGAACTGGTGCCAGGCTGGAATTTCTACGAGAACAATTCCAATACATCGGATGTTTACGGGCATGGCACCAAGGTTGCGGGTGCGGCGGGAGCGGCAGGCAATAACGCGCTGGGGGTGGCCTCGGTGGCGGCACGGGCGAAGATCATGCCGATCCGGGTAAGTGGCTCTGATGGGTATGCCACCTGGAGTGCGATTTCCCAAGGGCTTATCTATGCGGCAGACCGCGGGGTTCGCGTCGCCAATGCCAGCTTTCTCGGACTGACCGACAGTGCGAGTACTCGCAGTGCGGCGCAATACCTGAAGAACAAAGGCGGCCTTGTCATTGTCAGCGGGGGCAACACTGGCGTACAGCAAAATTATGCCGCAACCACCAGCATGATTCCTGTCTCTGCCACTGACGGAAATGACGTACGGACGAGCTGGTCTAGTTATGGTAATTACATTGCTCTCGCGGCTCCCGGTGCAGGAATCTGGAGCACTACCAAGGGTGGCGGCTATGGCGCGGTTTCCGGCACGTCGTTCTCAAGCCCGGTAACGGCTGGGGTGGTGGCGCTCATGATGGCGGCAAAGCCGACATTATCCAATACCCAGATCGAGAGTCTGCTGTATTCCACGGCGGTGGATCTTGGAACGCCAGGGCGCGATCCTTACTACGGCTATGGGCGAGTGAATGCGGCGCGTGCCGTACAGGCCGCCGCCGGCACCACGCTGACAGCAGATACGCAGGCTCCGGCGGTTTCCATCACTTCCCCTGCTGGCGGATCAAGCGTAACAGGCCTGGTCGGCGTAAACGTGGCTGCGAGCGATAACGTCGGCGTGACTCGTGTCGAGTTGCGGGTCAACAATACCACAGTCGCAGTCGACACCACGGCGCCGTTCGCCTTCACCTGGGATTCGGCAGGCGTAGCCAACGGTATGGCGAACCTGACCGCTTATGCATTCGATGCGGCCGGCAACTCCAAGGCTTCGACCACCGTCTCGGTGAATGTGGCAAACGGAACGACAACGGTGGCCAGGGATACTACCGCGCCACAGGTGAAGATCGTAAATCCGGTCACAGGCAATGTTTCGGGCAGCAATGTGGCCATCAGCGTGAATGCAAGCGATGATAGCGGCGCTTCCGGAATCACCTGTACGCTCTACATCGACGGCGTGCTCAAGGCTACCGGAAAAGGAAGTACGTTAGGATATAGCTGGAATACCCGCCCAAGCAATGTGCGCGCGGGAGCACACACTATCTGGACGGTCGCCAGAGATGCGGCGGGCAATACAGCATCTGCTTCGGTGAATGTGACAGTGATCAAGTAA
- a CDS encoding type II secretion system protein M → MRKQLRKAWESRSPRERRVITILGMILSAGLYLGLVSSADRARTRLRSNLPQLRVQAEEFEQQAAEYERIKVTPSPPPLSGDLHALAQTQADILGLSHALNGIDALGDDQVQVTFKAVPFADWLKWTVAMQLQRVRFEKGRIEALPEPGIVTVTGTFVRATTE, encoded by the coding sequence GTGAGGAAACAGCTGCGGAAAGCATGGGAATCACGCTCTCCCCGGGAGCGGCGGGTCATCACAATATTGGGAATGATTTTGAGCGCGGGACTTTATCTGGGGCTGGTCAGCTCGGCGGACAGGGCGCGTACCCGATTGCGCTCGAACCTTCCGCAACTGCGCGTCCAGGCGGAAGAGTTCGAGCAACAGGCGGCCGAGTACGAGCGTATAAAGGTTACTCCATCTCCGCCCCCCTTATCCGGCGATTTGCATGCGCTCGCGCAAACCCAGGCAGACATCCTCGGACTTTCTCATGCTTTGAATGGCATTGATGCACTGGGGGATGATCAGGTCCAGGTCACGTTTAAGGCTGTGCCCTTCGCGGACTGGCTGAAGTGGACTGTAGCAATGCAGTTACAGCGCGTGCGTTTCGAAAAGGGCCGGATTGAAGCCTTGCCCGAACCGGGAATAGTGACCGTGACGGGAACATTCGTCCGTGCCACTACAGAGTAG
- the gspL gene encoding type II secretion system protein GspL, which produces MSLLRIRCPLLEESLSCQWIWTGDDGLPLTGEGQIADLPKNASSVQLIIPAAQVLLTRARLPDAARRQPGSVLAFAVEEEMLREPEANQVSWIGSAGGEDILAAVDKKRLTQCLDALQAAAIQVDEIYCETLLLPWTPGEWSFAWEGREGFVRTGEFEGGATDCGGDASPPLSLHLMLEDAERHGARPASIALYTIEPEGAMTFEESAGEIMKNPAAAPDIEAWQRVLGIPVYIAGTWDWRGAQQSSISLLQKHRRWPPFRGLLSRLRPAVWIGAAALVLHSLAVAADWALLANEERALHQQMETRFRALFPAAVAVVDPALQMRRKLIEARHAAGVPDTADFLPMIKTVGPALSELASGSLHAISYDSGRIALELAAEEGLANRIAARLRENDLSVDINPAPTDGGAGIVVLVVTTP; this is translated from the coding sequence ATGAGCCTGCTAAGAATCCGGTGTCCTCTTCTGGAGGAATCATTGAGTTGCCAGTGGATATGGACGGGCGATGATGGATTGCCCTTGACAGGGGAGGGGCAGATAGCTGATCTGCCGAAAAACGCGAGTTCTGTCCAGTTGATCATTCCAGCTGCCCAGGTTTTGCTCACACGGGCTCGCTTACCTGACGCTGCGAGGCGGCAGCCTGGGTCAGTACTGGCGTTTGCGGTCGAAGAAGAAATGCTGCGTGAGCCTGAGGCTAATCAAGTGAGCTGGATCGGTTCCGCTGGAGGCGAGGACATACTCGCGGCAGTGGATAAGAAAAGGTTGACGCAGTGTCTCGATGCGCTGCAGGCAGCTGCTATCCAAGTGGATGAAATTTACTGCGAAACACTGTTATTGCCATGGACGCCGGGAGAATGGAGTTTCGCCTGGGAGGGCCGGGAAGGTTTTGTGCGCACCGGCGAGTTTGAAGGGGGAGCAACAGATTGCGGAGGCGATGCGTCTCCTCCGTTGTCATTGCATCTCATGCTCGAAGATGCGGAAAGGCATGGAGCGAGACCGGCATCCATCGCGCTCTATACAATTGAGCCTGAAGGCGCAATGACATTTGAGGAGAGTGCCGGTGAGATCATGAAGAATCCTGCGGCAGCGCCAGATATCGAAGCGTGGCAACGGGTGCTCGGCATTCCTGTATACATTGCGGGGACCTGGGATTGGCGCGGGGCTCAGCAATCCAGTATCAGCTTGCTGCAGAAACACAGACGCTGGCCTCCTTTCAGGGGACTTCTTTCACGTCTGCGCCCGGCAGTCTGGATCGGCGCGGCAGCGTTGGTGCTCCATTCCCTGGCCGTTGCCGCTGACTGGGCATTGCTTGCCAATGAAGAGCGTGCCTTGCATCAGCAAATGGAAACCCGGTTTCGCGCCCTATTTCCGGCTGCGGTCGCGGTAGTGGACCCTGCGCTACAGATGCGGCGAAAGCTCATCGAAGCGCGGCATGCGGCAGGCGTTCCCGATACGGCCGATTTCTTGCCCATGATCAAAACAGTGGGACCGGCATTGAGCGAACTGGCTTCTGGCAGTCTGCATGCGATTTCCTATGATAGCGGGAGAATAGCGCTTGAGCTGGCCGCGGAGGAAGGACTCGCGAACCGTATTGCCGCCCGGTTGCGGGAAAACGATCTGAGTGTCGATATCAACCCGGCACCGACAGACGGGGGTGCCGGAATCGTTGTGCTCGTGGTGACGACTCCGTGA